A window of Castanea sativa cultivar Marrone di Chiusa Pesio chromosome 8, ASM4071231v1 genomic DNA:
ACATCCACTATTTTACAACAATATCTACAATCGATATGAAAATGTCCACATTTTAAACATGAAAGTGGATGTAAAAATACAGGTGTAAGAGTTTCCTTGCCCTTCTAATTATTGGTAACATGCTGATTCCAAGATTAGATtggaaaatgttaacaagcaccgtGCTGTGCTGTGCTTGTTAACGTTTCCTTTTTTGTCTCacttaaataaaagtaaaaaagttgtcaaaaaaattaccaaaagagattaaaaataaaattgtcaaaaattgcCCAAAAAGCTGGAAAACTGCCAATAACTGCGTTGTTAACAGGCACCGGAAACACAACCCTATTAGATTAATATCCTAatcagtgatttttttttttttggataaatcaCTTAAGGTCATGATTAAACTGTCCCCAAGTCCTGTCGAGTGACTCACCAGAGCCAGCTACATAAAGCCTATAATAGTAGAGCTGCATCAAGCAGAGAGTGATTGAAAACCTTTAGTCACCCTTATGAATATGGACACTATATGTTAAATTTGGAGCAGTAGCACACAGTTTTCCAGTTCAAAATTATATTCACCTATGAACCCCTTGGTTACACTTTTTATAACTTAGTTATAAcatgtgcgtgtgtgtgtgtgtgtatatatatatatatatatatagagagagagagagagagaggggggggggggggggagagataCAAGTCCTTCCTTATTTGTCTCTATAAATACCCCTTCTTCCCTTTCTTCACTAATCCCAAGAAAGAATGTCTTAACTTTTCTACCACTGTTCTTCAAACATAAGGGCATTCTTTTTCAATGAGAACAGTATTTAAAAGGTAATTTTCTCTATGACTAGATTTATATCTTGCATTTCCTTTTATCAAAACAATTTGGAACTCACCTGGATTATGTGCGGAGAATTATGGTTAAgatttttaacaaattattttgttgaattagATAAAAGATAAACTTTGAGAACATAGCTATAATACagattttctttttcgttttctacataaatttataatctGGAAGGTGAGATTTCAGGCCCgaaaaaagttttgaaaccAAAATTCATGTAGTTAGTTTGTCATCGAGACTGAGCTACAAAATAAGAGGATTCCAACTATAATTTTGACATGAGTGGTACTAGGGGAAAAAGGATCATCTCCATTATAAATAGAtgaattttaaagtttaaattaaattttactattttaaagGTATACAAACAAccatgttatttaaaattttgaatgatgTGGAAAAACTGTTAAATCTAGAAATTAATCCTAATAAACAGTGATGAAACGGAAGAAATGAAGAGCCTTGAAATGTAAAGGATCTTGTCCATGCtagggaaattaaaaaatttactataTAAGCATTACAAACCAATGTGACATCCATCACAAAAAGATTAGACAATCATTCATTTACTATGTTGTTAAATCTATCAATTAAATTCTTtgtcatatcaatttgtaaatattttttaaaaaaatttgtgggaaatttgttttttctataCACATTGATACTTGGGAGCAGTGGAATTAAAACATTGGGTGTCTATGTTAAAAACACCAAGATGTTCCAATTAAGCAAAAGGCTCTTGACCAAAAAATTCTAAAgctactacaaattttactacaaaatgttACAAACTAATCATTGTGATCATGCAATGAATGGGACTAATGGACATCAACAACCTAATCAATTAtcatttgaattactttttagtaatttatgACACATTAACTTGTAAGctttatgtaataaaaattgtaatatctctaacattattTAGTAAActagctttagcattttccttttaaCATATTTATCTACACCCAATAATCAATTTAAATCTTTTCAAAACAGAAGAAACTAACATGCCATTGTCATTTTAACATTATCACACAAACATACACTATTTATATATCTCACAAAAGCATATTAACAAAAAGAAGATATATAattagataaagataaatcaacAACCAACCTCCTCCTGCATATATAGAAGCTTTGCCTTCTTTTGTTGGTAGTCAGGCCGAAAAGATTCACAAGAGCTACTCCCAACTCCACCATCACCACTAATTTCATTTGAACTATAAAACGTGGAGGAAGAGCCACCTGAATTATTACCCATTGCACCAACCTCAGTTTCAGTAGCATTCATAGGAGCATCACCTGAAGTGCTAACCTCTCCAGACATCCTCTCAGAAACCTCACACGGTTTCAAGAGTTTTGAACCACTCTTTATGCCACAAAATTCATCCAATAACAGCTGTGCAGGCCTCAAGAACTTTGAACTCTTTAAAATGGTTGCATATCCTGTGAAAGGGCCAAGAGGACCAGTGTTTCTATAAATGTTGGCAGTAGAAACCCCCACTATGTCTTGAAGAGATTTCCCACTACCTTTACTAATTATAGATGGCTTTGGTACCGACCCACATGATCCCTCTCCAAACTGAGGCAGTTTCGAAGTTGGGTTTGATGAAAGTGAGAGTGATAAACCCTGAGGATTGGAATCGGTGTTCACAACATTTCTCAATTCTTCATCACTACTCTTTCTTGCAGCAAAACCCAATTCAACACCATTCCAATTCTCGACTGGTCTATTTGGCCAAGCACCAGCGTTTTCAAAACATAACACATCTGACTGATTTCCATAGGCTGGAAGTAAAGCAAGTTCGTTCCCACCCTCTGGCCATGCACGGCCAGTTCCTCTCAAATTGTGCTGTACAAGTGAAACCATTTCTAACCCCTGGGTTCTGTTAGAAGCTGAAGTGACAACATCTTGGAGACTATTTTGGTAAAGTGGAGAAGAAGATGTGAAATGCTTTTGTCTATCTTGGGTACTGGACGGATTTTTGAAAGACGACCTGATATCTTGAAACTCATGGAAATGACTAGGTTTCGAATAGTGTGGATATCCAGAAATGTTATTTACTTCCCCGAAAAACACTGGGCTTGGAACAACATTGCTTTCGCTACCTACTGAACCACTAGCATAATTTACCGCCCAATCACAGCCTTGCTGTGAACCACCATGGCTTTTCCAATTACGTGGTTCACCGGGGGCTTTAGGTAAAGAATGGAAATTGGAGGAGATTGGGTGAGCGTGAGATGAATTAGCAAATGGGTCAGCTGCATCTATCTCTTGGCGAACATTTGACTTCGAAGAAAAATGGATCATATCTGAGGAGTACACAGCTGGGTCATAAAGCAAATTGGCATTGTCAACATTCCGAACTTGAACAAGATCTGGGTTTAGCCTCGAGTGGACGACTGGTATTTGTTCCAAATTTTCAGGAAAATCTTCTAAATGGTGAGATGGGGTTGAACTTTGTTGCGGAACTCTCAACTTATCACGCCGGCTTTGCTGTGCTACATGCAGTTCAGGCCTAAAGCCACTCATCTCCATCGACTCACTAAGCTAGAGTTGAAAGTACCATTCTCTAAGCAGAACTTTTCTGCAACATATCATCGTCTTCAaacatcataaaaaaataataataataatcatataatcaatttaaataacaaagaataaTAATGCTGCTCTACATCTTACCTCAGTGGTATTCAAAGAATGCATGCGTTGATAACATAACACATAAAATGCACATTATGCGACAAAGCTAGGAGGACGAAACAAAAGACGAAGAAAGATTCAAGGTAAAAATTTCCCCAAAGAGAGAAAGACAcaaacagagaaagagagagagagagatgccaCTATCTTGTTTCGAATTTATTAGCACtgctagtttctttttttgttttgttttattgtttgtatttttttggtcATAGGTTTTACTTTGAAATAACAGGTCACTGTACTGACTTCCCTACCAA
This region includes:
- the LOC142608102 gene encoding uncharacterized protein LOC142608102; translated protein: MEMSGFRPELHVAQQSRRDKLRVPQQSSTPSHHLEDFPENLEQIPVVHSRLNPDLVQVRNVDNANLLYDPAVYSSDMIHFSSKSNVRQEIDAADPFANSSHAHPISSNFHSLPKAPGEPRNWKSHGGSQQGCDWAVNYASGSVGSESNVVPSPVFFGEVNNISGYPHYSKPSHFHEFQDIRSSFKNPSSTQDRQKHFTSSSPLYQNSLQDVVTSASNRTQGLEMVSLVQHNLRGTGRAWPEGGNELALLPAYGNQSDVLCFENAGAWPNRPVENWNGVELGFAARKSSDEELRNVVNTDSNPQGLSLSLSSNPTSKLPQFGEGSCGSVPKPSIISKGSGKSLQDIVGVSTANIYRNTGPLGPFTGYATILKSSKFLRPAQLLLDEFCGIKSGSKLLKPCEVSERMSGEVSTSGDAPMNATETEVGAMGNNSGGSSSTFYSSNEISGDGGVGSSSCESFRPDYQQKKAKLLYMQEEVCRRYKQYHQQMQMVVSSFETVAGLSSATPYISLALKSVSRHFRSLKNAISDQLKLIRRTLGEDLSSPTTGTSSSKVDTSTSRLKYLDQSLQRHKYGGGNVGFLETQHVWRPQRGLPERSVAILRAWLFEHFLHPYPTDTDKHMLATQTGLSRNQVSNWFINARVRVWKPMVEEIHMLETKGVAEANQNSNKNDGNSAAEGSCDQLPNNLSINAMHNKQMECLGMESSLSTGHGLNAEQWNQEKRSRMDCQIQTNMDGSSLMGFVPYQRGGLEIGGLGVGAVSLTLGLRHGAENAQHQHQHQHQHQHQHQHQHQHQPQHQHQHQQQLQQQEDQLRQQFGGQMIHDFVG